A section of the Babylonia areolata isolate BAREFJ2019XMU chromosome 1, ASM4173473v1, whole genome shotgun sequence genome encodes:
- the LOC143280091 gene encoding uncharacterized protein LOC143280091 isoform X6, whose protein sequence is MFWLMHGRVIVILLFLLHSAFHLSSAAPSHVAEETQALTRNRQPWRDPVYSFSLWRTSDTSHSHGVHQDVSRMVTVPLSVFFLAVLLLLLLIWGRRAPGQWLSREAVQYDDAAGHNGISPTIDDTGELAIGTGNPTSSYNRRQ, encoded by the exons ATgttttggctg ATGCACGGCAGGGTgattgtcatcctcctcttcctccttcacagtGCCTTCCACCTGTCTTCCGCTGCACCGTCGCACGTGGCCGAAG agacccaggctttgacacgcaACCGACAGCCGTGGAGGGATCCGGTTTACAGTTTCTCACTATGGCGCACCAGTGATACTTCACACAGTCATG GTGTCCATCAGGACGTGTCCAGAATGGTAACCGTGCCACTCAGCGTGTTCTTTCTTGccgtacttctcctcctcctcctgatctggGGAAGAAGAGCTCCTGGTCAGTGGCTGTCGAGGGAGGCAGTGCAGTATGATGATG CTGCGGGACACAATGGCATCTCCCCGACCATCGATGACACCGGTGAACTGGCCATCGGTACAGGAAATCCCACCAGCTCCTACAACCGCCGCCAGTGA
- the LOC143280091 gene encoding uncharacterized protein LOC143280091 isoform X7 — protein MHGRVIVILLFLLHSAFHLSSAAPSHVAEETQALTRNRQPWRDPVYSFSLWRTSDTSHSHGVHQDVSRMVTVPLSVFFLAVLLLLLLIWGRRAPGQWLSREAVQYDDAAGHNGISPTIDDTGELAIGTGNPTSSYNRRQ, from the exons ATGCACGGCAGGGTgattgtcatcctcctcttcctccttcacagtGCCTTCCACCTGTCTTCCGCTGCACCGTCGCACGTGGCCGAAG agacccaggctttgacacgcaACCGACAGCCGTGGAGGGATCCGGTTTACAGTTTCTCACTATGGCGCACCAGTGATACTTCACACAGTCATG GTGTCCATCAGGACGTGTCCAGAATGGTAACCGTGCCACTCAGCGTGTTCTTTCTTGccgtacttctcctcctcctcctgatctggGGAAGAAGAGCTCCTGGTCAGTGGCTGTCGAGGGAGGCAGTGCAGTATGATGATG CTGCGGGACACAATGGCATCTCCCCGACCATCGATGACACCGGTGAACTGGCCATCGGTACAGGAAATCCCACCAGCTCCTACAACCGCCGCCAGTGA
- the LOC143280091 gene encoding uncharacterized protein LOC143280091 isoform X5, whose product MEGNVLRQKMHGRVIVILLFLLHSAFHLSSAAPSHVAEETQALTRNRQPWRDPVYSFSLWRTSDTSHSHGVHQDVSRMVTVPLSVFFLAVLLLLLLIWGRRAPGQWLSREAVQYDDAAGHNGISPTIDDTGELAIGTGNPTSSYNRRQ is encoded by the exons ATGCACGGCAGGGTgattgtcatcctcctcttcctccttcacagtGCCTTCCACCTGTCTTCCGCTGCACCGTCGCACGTGGCCGAAG agacccaggctttgacacgcaACCGACAGCCGTGGAGGGATCCGGTTTACAGTTTCTCACTATGGCGCACCAGTGATACTTCACACAGTCATG GTGTCCATCAGGACGTGTCCAGAATGGTAACCGTGCCACTCAGCGTGTTCTTTCTTGccgtacttctcctcctcctcctgatctggGGAAGAAGAGCTCCTGGTCAGTGGCTGTCGAGGGAGGCAGTGCAGTATGATGATG CTGCGGGACACAATGGCATCTCCCCGACCATCGATGACACCGGTGAACTGGCCATCGGTACAGGAAATCCCACCAGCTCCTACAACCGCCGCCAGTGA
- the LOC143280091 gene encoding uncharacterized protein LOC143280091 isoform X4 translates to MSSQSGTSNKMHGRVIVILLFLLHSAFHLSSAAPSHVAEETQALTRNRQPWRDPVYSFSLWRTSDTSHSHGVHQDVSRMVTVPLSVFFLAVLLLLLLIWGRRAPGQWLSREAVQYDDAAGHNGISPTIDDTGELAIGTGNPTSSYNRRQ, encoded by the exons ATGCACGGCAGGGTgattgtcatcctcctcttcctccttcacagtGCCTTCCACCTGTCTTCCGCTGCACCGTCGCACGTGGCCGAAG agacccaggctttgacacgcaACCGACAGCCGTGGAGGGATCCGGTTTACAGTTTCTCACTATGGCGCACCAGTGATACTTCACACAGTCATG GTGTCCATCAGGACGTGTCCAGAATGGTAACCGTGCCACTCAGCGTGTTCTTTCTTGccgtacttctcctcctcctcctgatctggGGAAGAAGAGCTCCTGGTCAGTGGCTGTCGAGGGAGGCAGTGCAGTATGATGATG CTGCGGGACACAATGGCATCTCCCCGACCATCGATGACACCGGTGAACTGGCCATCGGTACAGGAAATCCCACCAGCTCCTACAACCGCCGCCAGTGA
- the LOC143280091 gene encoding uncharacterized protein LOC143280091 isoform X2, with the protein MNYHRAPNSRQNMHGRVIVILLFLLHSAFHLSSAAPSHVAEETQALTRNRQPWRDPVYSFSLWRTSDTSHSHGVHQDVSRMVTVPLSVFFLAVLLLLLLIWGRRAPGQWLSREAVQYDDAAGHNGISPTIDDTGELAIGTGNPTSSYNRRQ; encoded by the exons ATGAATTATCACCGTGCACCAAACTCCCGCCAAAAT ATGCACGGCAGGGTgattgtcatcctcctcttcctccttcacagtGCCTTCCACCTGTCTTCCGCTGCACCGTCGCACGTGGCCGAAG agacccaggctttgacacgcaACCGACAGCCGTGGAGGGATCCGGTTTACAGTTTCTCACTATGGCGCACCAGTGATACTTCACACAGTCATG GTGTCCATCAGGACGTGTCCAGAATGGTAACCGTGCCACTCAGCGTGTTCTTTCTTGccgtacttctcctcctcctcctgatctggGGAAGAAGAGCTCCTGGTCAGTGGCTGTCGAGGGAGGCAGTGCAGTATGATGATG CTGCGGGACACAATGGCATCTCCCCGACCATCGATGACACCGGTGAACTGGCCATCGGTACAGGAAATCCCACCAGCTCCTACAACCGCCGCCAGTGA
- the LOC143280091 gene encoding uncharacterized protein LOC143280091 isoform X3, whose translation MTPHVRNVTPMHGRVIVILLFLLHSAFHLSSAAPSHVAEETQALTRNRQPWRDPVYSFSLWRTSDTSHSHGVHQDVSRMVTVPLSVFFLAVLLLLLLIWGRRAPGQWLSREAVQYDDAAGHNGISPTIDDTGELAIGTGNPTSSYNRRQ comes from the exons ATGACACCCCACGTAcggaatgtcaccccg ATGCACGGCAGGGTgattgtcatcctcctcttcctccttcacagtGCCTTCCACCTGTCTTCCGCTGCACCGTCGCACGTGGCCGAAG agacccaggctttgacacgcaACCGACAGCCGTGGAGGGATCCGGTTTACAGTTTCTCACTATGGCGCACCAGTGATACTTCACACAGTCATG GTGTCCATCAGGACGTGTCCAGAATGGTAACCGTGCCACTCAGCGTGTTCTTTCTTGccgtacttctcctcctcctcctgatctggGGAAGAAGAGCTCCTGGTCAGTGGCTGTCGAGGGAGGCAGTGCAGTATGATGATG CTGCGGGACACAATGGCATCTCCCCGACCATCGATGACACCGGTGAACTGGCCATCGGTACAGGAAATCCCACCAGCTCCTACAACCGCCGCCAGTGA